One window of the Pyrinomonadaceae bacterium genome contains the following:
- a CDS encoding DinB family protein, whose product MSISKTILPEFDHEMASTRKSLERVPDGKFDWKPHEKSMTLGALASHVANIAGWTASTFDGDELDVQPEGAEPYSEPEAKSTKELLEMFDKNIVAARAALEAATDESWQGKWSLKMTGKTFFTLPRTAVIRGFILSHLIHHRAQLGVYLRLLDIPVPAIYGPSADEAG is encoded by the coding sequence ATGTCAATCAGCAAAACAATTCTGCCGGAGTTTGATCATGAGATGGCGAGCACACGCAAGAGTCTCGAGCGAGTGCCGGACGGCAAGTTCGACTGGAAGCCGCACGAGAAATCGATGACGCTCGGCGCGCTGGCTTCGCATGTGGCGAACATTGCCGGTTGGACCGCGTCAACCTTTGACGGAGACGAATTGGACGTCCAGCCGGAAGGCGCCGAACCATACAGTGAACCAGAAGCCAAGTCGACCAAAGAATTGTTGGAAATGTTCGACAAGAATATTGTTGCCGCGCGGGCAGCCTTGGAAGCCGCTACCGATGAGAGTTGGCAGGGAAAGTGGTCGCTGAAGATGACCGGCAAGACATTCTTTACCCTGCCGCGCACGGCGGTGATCCGCGGTTTCATCTTGAGTCACCTGATCCACCACCGCGCACAACTCGGCGTTTATCTGCGGCTCCTCGACATTCCGGTGCCGGCGATTTACGGACCGTCAGCGGATGAAGCTGGCTAA
- a CDS encoding VTT domain-containing protein codes for MKRYLLFMAALIGCFMILFFIVEALGVPLLSDPTLWMKQGGVLAAALGVGLLMVDVLLPVPSSLVMVAHGAFFGVVVGTLLSLLGSVGAALFGFALGRSGGKVLERLVTPAERARADNLLARWGALAIIVTRPVPMLAETVAITAGTSGMSWRSVTCASLAGSLPPALVYALTGAAVANFQNTSLMLGLVLLVAGLFWLMGRLLEPYFNARKKYESPQVSSDS; via the coding sequence ATGAAACGTTATCTCCTGTTCATGGCGGCTCTAATCGGCTGCTTTATGATCCTCTTCTTCATCGTCGAGGCGCTCGGCGTTCCGTTGCTGTCGGACCCGACGCTCTGGATGAAGCAAGGAGGAGTTTTAGCCGCAGCTTTGGGCGTCGGTTTGCTGATGGTCGACGTTTTGCTGCCGGTGCCATCGAGCCTCGTGATGGTGGCGCATGGCGCCTTCTTCGGTGTGGTGGTTGGAACACTCCTTTCGTTGCTGGGCAGTGTGGGGGCGGCCCTTTTTGGTTTTGCCCTTGGCCGCTCCGGCGGAAAAGTCCTGGAACGATTGGTGACGCCTGCCGAACGCGCCCGCGCTGACAATCTATTGGCCCGCTGGGGCGCGCTCGCCATAATCGTTACGCGTCCGGTCCCAATGCTCGCGGAGACCGTTGCAATCACGGCGGGTACATCAGGGATGAGCTGGCGCAGCGTTACCTGCGCGTCGTTGGCGGGCTCGCTGCCTCCCGCTTTGGTCTATGCGTTGACCGGAGCAGCAGTCGCTAATTTTCAGAATACGTCATTGATGCTTGGCCTGGTCCTGTTGGTGGCGGGTCTGTTCTGGCTAATGGGACGCCTACTCGAACCTTACTTCAACGCGAGAAAAAAGTACGAATCGCCACAGGTCAGCTCCGACTCTTGA
- a CDS encoding GAF domain-containing protein — protein sequence MYEQNEAQQAWLESFIAEQGGIAGTVHVQRDEDLYLTAAHNIPPPVVAIVAHVPHGKGMAGMAQVKKQPVQTCNLQTDETGNIKPGAKAVNAQAAVALPVLNDLGEVRAVVGVAWNKEGEIGADEEQAMMKRAAAVPR from the coding sequence ATGTACGAACAGAACGAGGCTCAGCAAGCGTGGTTGGAATCGTTCATCGCAGAACAAGGCGGAATCGCGGGCACGGTTCATGTGCAGCGAGACGAAGATCTCTATCTCACCGCCGCGCACAACATTCCGCCACCGGTAGTCGCAATCGTGGCGCACGTGCCGCACGGCAAAGGTATGGCGGGGATGGCCCAGGTCAAGAAGCAACCGGTGCAAACCTGCAACCTGCAAACTGATGAAACAGGCAATATCAAACCGGGCGCTAAAGCTGTCAACGCGCAGGCAGCGGTCGCGCTGCCGGTGCTGAATGATCTGGGTGAAGTGCGCGCAGTAGTCGGAGTCGCGTGGAACAAAGAGGGTGAGATCGGGGCTGATGAAGAGCAGGCCATGATGAAACGGGCGGCGGCGGTGCCGCGATAA
- a CDS encoding TonB-dependent receptor has protein sequence MFARRSVFRPFTGLGRDVFLTDDFAVLNRKVGAVARSARFCLQVAFLCVMFGAGAQASAATASVEQSSGASVAGTVTDQTGAAVVNAEVIALNLASGRQLTTKTDSSGKYELAGLSPGPYQISVRSEGFAAAGQSISLRPGGSFRLDFLLAPGPLEIDVTVTAGKGSARLAAETAQTVTVAGASQIEERRPASTLRAVENAPNLTPVNANVALERPRLRGLASNRLLIILDGERLNNMRSDPLSGVSPSVVDVTQLDSAEVVSGAGSSLYGSDAMAGVINLITASPARDNHLALRFNGDARTNGAFRRGAVTVNWSRSNFAVRFSGSMFREANYAGGNQPISLDEVVQLGRLATDMGNAVGNNVARTYAVWSAPARAQVPNGQGHGFNDQVDLWFFPGLNHSLRYRQLNSQHKSLGFSFIAPPFDPRTQFNSFRRLDKYGLRYEGRELRSWLPRIAAAFYGQKYVVPDDTITSQIALGSSWTLVSDPNAPQTVLPQLTGNRSTFTPVNLSQNKNSVTTYGLDLQATFAPFPETLLTTGVGYLRDSSADEFSRTDFVAPFNVVSGRASNPNSVYRNWSWFGLLEHEPRKWLRLTGGLRVDNWRTAAQVTRGFPLGVESRLLDLSFSMLSANPGPINMAGAASVLDLVKGVRGITTSRTVITGNAAAVVRLPQGINTYFRWGNSYREPGITERYLLRDFGDPTFSVLVIPNAALSPERGSEYDVGVKVHRAKWNASIGYFRNSLNDFIASAFAPPLFVPPDPAQGINAISPFFPFHGVLYVQRTNTARARIQGIEATYEMSLRLSHLGVITPYGSLGWLKGSNLTPDQNTLKLLAQFYNRSDTPVPLRGSANDAPLSSITPLRTINGVRFDSSNARWFGEYEMRYQGRVERADPLDLSAAVSTEFGTFRSLNSFVVQTLRGGYTIRGEKHRVVLTLGLENLTNRLYFEHFQTAPARGRSLVFGTTVELKH, from the coding sequence ATGTTCGCACGTCGCTCAGTCTTTCGCCCGTTTACCGGGCTCGGAAGGGATGTGTTTTTGACCGACGATTTCGCTGTGCTCAACCGCAAAGTGGGTGCTGTCGCCCGCTCCGCGCGCTTTTGCCTCCAAGTCGCCTTCCTCTGCGTGATGTTCGGTGCGGGCGCGCAAGCATCTGCGGCCACTGCCTCTGTCGAACAGTCGTCAGGTGCATCGGTCGCCGGAACAGTCACGGATCAAACCGGTGCTGCAGTCGTTAACGCAGAAGTTATAGCGCTGAATCTTGCCAGTGGGCGGCAACTCACGACAAAGACTGACTCCTCCGGAAAGTACGAACTCGCCGGCTTATCACCCGGTCCTTATCAGATTTCGGTTAGGAGCGAAGGCTTTGCCGCAGCCGGCCAAAGCATTTCTTTGCGGCCGGGCGGTTCGTTTCGCCTGGACTTCCTGCTGGCGCCAGGTCCACTTGAGATCGATGTCACAGTTACGGCCGGCAAGGGCAGCGCGCGACTCGCTGCTGAGACTGCTCAGACCGTCACCGTGGCCGGCGCCTCGCAAATTGAGGAGCGACGGCCGGCATCAACTCTGCGAGCCGTCGAGAACGCTCCAAACCTCACGCCGGTAAATGCGAATGTGGCGTTGGAGCGTCCGCGACTGAGAGGTTTGGCTTCAAACCGGCTACTAATCATTCTCGATGGCGAGCGATTGAACAACATGCGCAGCGATCCGCTTTCCGGGGTATCGCCCAGCGTCGTGGATGTGACGCAGCTTGATTCGGCGGAAGTTGTTAGCGGCGCCGGATCGAGTCTCTACGGTTCAGACGCCATGGCAGGAGTTATTAACCTGATCACTGCATCGCCGGCGCGCGACAATCACTTAGCGCTGCGTTTCAATGGAGACGCGCGGACTAACGGCGCTTTCCGGCGCGGGGCAGTTACGGTCAATTGGAGCCGGTCCAACTTTGCAGTCCGTTTCAGTGGCTCCATGTTTCGTGAAGCTAACTACGCGGGAGGCAATCAACCTATCTCCCTCGATGAGGTGGTCCAACTGGGCAGGTTGGCCACTGATATGGGAAATGCTGTAGGCAATAATGTGGCGCGGACGTACGCGGTCTGGAGCGCACCGGCCCGCGCGCAGGTTCCCAACGGTCAGGGGCATGGATTTAATGATCAGGTTGATTTGTGGTTTTTCCCAGGCTTGAATCACAGCCTTCGCTATCGGCAGTTGAATAGCCAGCACAAGAGTCTGGGCTTCTCGTTTATCGCGCCACCATTCGATCCGCGAACTCAATTTAACAGCTTTCGGCGTCTGGATAAGTATGGGCTGCGGTATGAAGGCCGCGAGTTGAGAAGCTGGTTGCCGCGGATTGCGGCAGCGTTTTACGGGCAGAAATACGTCGTACCAGATGACACGATCACCTCGCAAATAGCGCTCGGAAGCAGTTGGACACTGGTCTCCGACCCGAACGCGCCTCAGACCGTCCTCCCGCAACTCACCGGCAATCGCTCGACGTTTACACCGGTGAACCTTTCCCAGAACAAGAATTCAGTGACGACGTATGGCCTCGATCTACAAGCGACGTTCGCGCCTTTTCCCGAAACATTGCTGACTACTGGAGTCGGCTACCTGCGTGATTCGTCTGCCGATGAGTTCTCCCGCACTGACTTTGTCGCGCCCTTTAATGTCGTCAGTGGTCGGGCCAGCAATCCGAACTCGGTTTATCGAAACTGGAGTTGGTTCGGCCTGCTCGAGCATGAGCCGCGCAAATGGTTGCGACTTACTGGCGGGCTCCGGGTTGATAACTGGCGAACGGCGGCGCAGGTGACACGGGGATTTCCACTCGGAGTTGAATCGAGGCTCTTAGATCTTTCGTTCTCGATGTTGAGTGCCAATCCTGGTCCAATCAATATGGCGGGAGCTGCTAGTGTGCTCGACCTGGTTAAGGGTGTGAGAGGCATCACAACCTCGCGAACTGTGATCACCGGTAACGCCGCTGCGGTGGTCCGCTTGCCACAAGGCATCAATACATATTTTCGCTGGGGTAACAGTTATCGTGAACCTGGGATCACCGAGCGTTATTTGTTACGCGATTTTGGCGATCCTACCTTCAGCGTGCTGGTCATCCCGAACGCCGCATTGAGTCCTGAGCGCGGCAGCGAATATGACGTCGGCGTAAAGGTACATCGGGCTAAATGGAACGCTTCAATTGGTTATTTTAGGAATTCCCTCAACGACTTCATTGCATCCGCCTTCGCGCCGCCATTGTTTGTGCCGCCGGATCCGGCCCAGGGCATTAATGCGATTTCGCCGTTCTTTCCTTTTCACGGCGTGCTCTATGTCCAGCGGACTAACACGGCGAGGGCCCGCATCCAGGGCATTGAGGCAACGTATGAAATGAGTCTGCGATTGAGCCATCTCGGCGTGATCACACCATACGGCAGCCTTGGTTGGCTCAAGGGTTCGAATCTGACACCGGATCAAAACACGCTGAAGTTGCTCGCGCAGTTCTACAACCGGTCCGACACGCCAGTGCCTTTGCGTGGGTCAGCGAATGACGCGCCGTTGTCCAGCATCACGCCCTTGCGAACGATCAACGGCGTTCGCTTTGATAGTTCGAATGCGCGCTGGTTTGGTGAGTACGAAATGCGCTATCAGGGGCGAGTTGAGCGAGCGGATCCCCTGGATCTGTCGGCGGCGGTCTCAACTGAGTTTGGCACGTTTCGCAGTCTGAATTCATTTGTGGTGCAAACGCTCCGCGGCGGTTACACGATTCGTGGTGAGAAGCACCGCGTCGTGTTGACCCTGGGTCTGGAAAATCTCACGAACCGTTTGTACTTCGAGCATTTTCAAACCGCACCCGCGCGCGGGAGAAGCCTAGTGTTTGGGACGACGGTCGAACTTAAGCATTGA
- a CDS encoding N-acetylmuramoyl-L-alanine amidase, which translates to MSLGTIVLDPGHGGTKTVGGSKPNNATSFSGVKEKKLTLDFCTILRDSLQKLAEQKNEQIKVVLTRTKDENLGIGQRSKFAATHKADLFLALHFNGLDDRSVRGVETFFKKNGNVNLADDKDFATKVNNSLFASLQSIDAQAKDRGVKPDTASGPGSLPLLRDDRLGNVNTPKKCRACYVELEFITNKRVDELLISGPNASQNVATVMGNLARTLIDYLETIT; encoded by the coding sequence ATGTCTCTGGGAACAATAGTTCTCGATCCGGGCCACGGCGGAACCAAGACCGTCGGCGGCAGCAAACCAAACAATGCCACCAGCTTCAGTGGCGTGAAAGAGAAAAAGCTCACCCTCGACTTCTGCACGATCCTCCGAGATTCACTGCAAAAGTTGGCGGAACAGAAGAATGAGCAGATCAAGGTTGTCCTGACCCGCACCAAAGATGAGAATCTCGGCATTGGCCAGCGGTCGAAGTTTGCGGCGACTCACAAGGCGGACCTGTTTCTCGCCCTGCATTTCAATGGACTCGATGATCGATCAGTCCGCGGGGTAGAAACGTTCTTCAAAAAAAACGGGAATGTGAATCTAGCGGATGACAAAGACTTTGCGACCAAGGTGAATAACTCACTCTTCGCTTCACTGCAGTCGATCGACGCTCAGGCGAAAGATCGCGGCGTGAAACCCGACACCGCCTCTGGTCCAGGCAGCCTGCCTCTTTTGCGGGACGATCGGCTGGGAAATGTTAACACTCCCAAGAAGTGCCGGGCGTGTTACGTTGAGCTTGAATTCATAACCAACAAAAGAGTCGATGAGCTTCTGATTTCAGGTCCGAATGCGTCGCAGAACGTCGCTACCGTCATGGGTAACCTGGCCCGTACCCTGATCGATTACCTCGAGACGATTACTTAA
- a CDS encoding VOC family protein: MIKTHGLTHISLAVRDPDRSLQFYRSLFGVKEYYRDENSIQVLGPGPHDVIAFERDTRAAGKRAGIDHFGFRLTTAKDIDKAVREAERAGGKVLRRGEFAPGFPFIHVEDPDGYEIEIWYE; this comes from the coding sequence ATGATCAAGACCCACGGGCTCACGCATATCAGCCTCGCCGTCAGGGACCCTGATCGTTCGCTGCAGTTCTATCGCAGCTTGTTCGGAGTTAAAGAATACTACCGGGACGAAAACAGTATTCAGGTGCTCGGGCCGGGTCCTCACGATGTGATTGCGTTCGAGCGCGACACCAGAGCCGCCGGGAAACGTGCCGGCATCGATCACTTTGGTTTTCGGCTTACAACTGCAAAGGACATCGACAAGGCAGTGCGTGAAGCCGAGCGCGCCGGCGGAAAGGTCCTCCGACGGGGAGAATTCGCGCCGGGATTTCCGTTTATCCATGTCGAAGACCCAGATGGGTACGAGATTGAGATTTGGTACGAGTGA
- the folP gene encoding dihydropteroate synthase, producing the protein MSVREWKLARRSLPYGERTLVMGVLNVTPDSFSDGGQFFPFERAVAQAEQMLAQGADIIDVGGESTRPGSEFVSEDEELRRVIPVIERLASSSSIPISIDTTKPAVARAALEAGAEIVNDISGLRFDPAIADEAARAKAGLVLMHSRGTPKDMQQMPPVADIITEVISGLRQSVIIAEQRGVPRESIAIDPGIGFGKTAGQNVELIAKLDQLAQAFPDLPLMIGTSRKSFLGKLLGDAPADQRLYGTLASVVAAVMNGGHIVRVHDVKATADAVRVLDAVRAVR; encoded by the coding sequence GTGTCCGTTCGCGAATGGAAACTGGCCCGCCGATCATTGCCGTACGGTGAACGCACGCTCGTGATGGGCGTGCTCAACGTCACGCCTGACAGTTTCAGCGACGGCGGACAGTTCTTTCCGTTCGAACGCGCTGTTGCTCAAGCCGAACAAATGTTGGCCCAAGGCGCCGACATCATTGACGTTGGCGGTGAATCGACACGCCCGGGTTCTGAGTTCGTTTCTGAAGATGAAGAATTGCGCCGCGTGATTCCGGTAATCGAGCGCCTCGCGTCATCATCTTCCATTCCAATTTCAATTGACACAACGAAGCCTGCGGTGGCGCGCGCGGCTTTGGAAGCGGGCGCAGAGATCGTTAACGACATCTCCGGCCTCCGTTTCGATCCGGCGATTGCTGACGAAGCAGCAAGAGCAAAAGCCGGCCTCGTCCTGATGCACTCACGCGGCACGCCGAAAGACATGCAACAGATGCCCCCGGTCGCTGACATCATCACCGAAGTCATCAGCGGCTTGCGTCAAAGCGTTATCATCGCTGAACAGCGCGGCGTTCCACGCGAAAGCATCGCGATCGATCCCGGAATCGGTTTTGGCAAGACTGCCGGACAGAACGTTGAACTGATTGCGAAGCTGGATCAGCTGGCGCAGGCGTTTCCCGACCTTCCGTTGATGATCGGCACGTCGCGAAAATCGTTTCTTGGAAAGTTGCTCGGCGATGCGCCTGCTGACCAGCGGCTCTATGGAACACTCGCATCAGTTGTCGCCGCAGTAATGAACGGTGGGCACATTGTGAGGGTTCACGATGTGAAAGCCACCGCTGACGCGGTGCGGGTGTTGGATGCGGTTCGTGCTGTTAGGTAG